A region of Ferruginibacter albus DNA encodes the following proteins:
- a CDS encoding DUF1361 domain-containing protein, whose translation MKHVSPVEKISFAFIAFAGCLIGARIFYSDSMMYIFLLWNLFLAWIPFQLSKLLAGEKDIKIFSAALFIGWLLFFPNSLYIVTDLMHLKLETKVPVWYDALLILSAAIAGLILAFASLYKVEIFLRQFVKQRYADAIILMCLFLGAFGVYLGRFQRWNSWNVTNHPRGLLISVVKLFVFPFNYFHAWAFTFVFAGFVFLLFIPVKYVWKIKL comes from the coding sequence ATGAAACATGTATCTCCGGTAGAAAAAATAAGTTTTGCATTTATCGCTTTTGCAGGCTGCTTAATTGGTGCAAGAATATTTTATTCAGATAGTATGATGTACATTTTTTTACTATGGAATTTATTTTTAGCATGGATACCTTTTCAATTAAGCAAGTTATTGGCAGGTGAAAAAGATATCAAAATCTTTTCTGCTGCATTGTTTATTGGATGGTTATTGTTTTTTCCCAATTCCTTGTATATAGTAACGGATCTTATGCATTTGAAATTAGAAACAAAGGTTCCTGTTTGGTATGATGCGTTGTTGATACTTTCGGCAGCAATAGCAGGGTTAATACTGGCTTTTGCATCGCTATATAAAGTAGAGATATTTCTTCGTCAGTTTGTAAAGCAGCGATATGCAGATGCCATTATTTTGATGTGTTTGTTCTTAGGTGCATTTGGTGTTTATTTAGGAAGGTTCCAGCGTTGGAACAGCTGGAATGTTACCAATCATCCAAGAGGGCTACTGATTTCAGTAGTGAAGCTTTTTGTTTTTCCATTCAATTATTTCCATGCGTGGGCCTTCACTTTTGTTTTTGCAGGATTTGTTTTTCTTCTCTTTATTCCAGTAAAGTATGTATGGAAAATAAAATTGTAA
- a CDS encoding diacylglycerol kinase family protein yields the protein MIKLFRSFAYAGNGIRHCIVSQLNFKIHLIATVICIVLGILLHISYVEWIVVVACIAAVLALEMVNTALEEISNVISPGYNKQIKIVKDVAAGAVLISAIGSVVIAVIIFLPKITAFYK from the coding sequence ATGATTAAGTTGTTTCGATCATTTGCGTATGCCGGTAATGGAATAAGACATTGTATAGTTTCGCAGCTGAATTTTAAAATTCATCTTATAGCAACTGTTATTTGCATTGTTCTCGGAATTCTGTTGCATATTTCTTATGTAGAATGGATTGTTGTGGTGGCTTGTATTGCTGCAGTGTTGGCGTTGGAAATGGTTAATACTGCTTTAGAAGAAATTAGTAATGTGATCTCGCCAGGTTATAATAAACAAATTAAAATAGTGAAAGATGTGGCAGCAGGTGCAGTTTTGATCAGTGCTATTGGAAGTGTTGTAATTGCTGTTATTATTTTTCTTCCTAAAATAACAGCTTTTTATAAATAA
- a CDS encoding ferritin-like domain-containing protein produces the protein MKTSKQWIDYFKENSQRNRIDWNLQPTITAEEIKTVLKSLQAWQLGETSDGHNLINASRLYAAKVDDALYVEAVKLFIKEEQKHGNNLGRYLDLIGEKRIKKDWGDSLFRKVRYFNTSMEAWTLAVITVESAAQVFYQSLKNATDCTLLKQICTDILIDEAPHIVFQQERFAMIFELKTSFNKVISWHFYKYFFIATTLVVWVAHRRLFKAGNNNFRQYYKKMMMKFYKTIGSLKPEIVKPKHQYNYKTSF, from the coding sequence ATGAAAACGTCTAAACAATGGATTGATTATTTCAAAGAAAACAGTCAACGCAACAGAATTGATTGGAACCTGCAACCAACAATTACAGCAGAGGAAATTAAAACGGTTTTAAAATCATTGCAGGCATGGCAATTAGGTGAGACATCCGACGGACATAATTTGATAAATGCAAGCAGGCTATATGCTGCTAAAGTTGATGATGCTCTATATGTAGAAGCTGTTAAGTTGTTCATTAAAGAAGAACAAAAACATGGGAATAACCTTGGAAGATATCTTGACCTGATAGGAGAGAAGCGGATTAAAAAAGATTGGGGCGACAGCCTATTTAGAAAAGTACGGTACTTTAATACAAGTATGGAAGCATGGACATTAGCTGTGATAACAGTAGAAAGTGCAGCACAAGTATTTTATCAATCATTAAAAAATGCTACCGATTGCACACTGTTAAAACAAATTTGCACCGACATACTGATCGATGAAGCGCCACACATTGTTTTTCAACAGGAACGATTTGCTATGATCTTTGAGCTGAAGACAAGCTTCAACAAAGTCATCTCCTGGCATTTCTATAAATACTTCTTTATTGCAACTACGTTGGTAGTATGGGTTGCGCATAGAAGGTTATTTAAAGCTGGGAACAATAATTTTAGGCAATACTATAAAAAAATGATGATGAAGTTTTATAAAACCATTGGCAGCCTAAAGCCGGAAATTGTAAAACCTAAACATCAATATAATTATAAAACATCTTTTTAA